The following coding sequences lie in one Mycobacterium sp. Z3061 genomic window:
- a CDS encoding LuxR C-terminal-related transcriptional regulator produces the protein MSGLRPTGTVTVLSADHIASQRASRIFAEAFADHDGVQLPDPDVEPALTAVSVAAFTRASDAVAAALRLGASAKLQVRIGIHTGEVHRCDAGEYAAPTLRVAARLRDLAGDGQVLISAATAALVQDRLPDAAWLSDLGAHPLVDSARPERVVRLCHPELADGAPPRVASNPRMPRQLPVQTSSFVGRTAELAEVRRLLQTHRLVTLTGAGGVGKTRLAIEVAAQVADEFGDGVWFVNLAPVSEPGMVPMVMARALGLPDAPDSSTTTAILAQFIGERCALVILDNCEHLLDASASLIAALAAAGGRSRVLTTSRQPLGAAGEVSWRVPSLALGDEAVELFTHRAAEARAGFTVTAEDADSLAEICRRLDGIPLALELAAARVRALSLAEILDTLHDRFRLITGSARAIVGRHQTLRASVDWSHELLTERERILFRRLSVFHGGFDLGAVQAVASGTELPRDQVLELLILLVDKSLVLADHSRRQTRYRLLETVRQYAAEKLGESGETNMLRECHRDHFTTLATVSPEPGLRDDERLIEWADAEIDNLRAAFTWSRETSDVESALRLASSLQPLWRGRGRADEGRAWFDAILEKGDDDPDRALSVRARALADKSVLTAYTSGHDSLAQAQQALAIARDLDDPALLANALTACGYNTAHQTQIAQPYFAEATAIARTMDDRRILARCLTVQAYGAVMAGDPKEAGIAAEEGSQLADEIGDRVESRRCRTWLAWSMIMRGQLDQAAAQLREVRVEAEIAQDKMYVVLSLMGLAHALAYQGDDRAACAAARDAVTAAAELGGLSESAAGVALAVAAIAAGDVATAQDAVDLVQQRIGSSGQGPINVVPIAQVAYLAGDLSAARWWADKAVATTAGWHRLQALATRAVVARSEGDFEQVGRDVDEALAYGAESEAMLGIAHVLECKAECSADGGNYRDATRMFAAAHALRRRTGENSFPLRRADHESILAEIRTLMGEPHFDAAWAAGVNSPTAEVISYAVRGRGGRKRPTTGWASLTRTEREVVRLVNEGLTNNDIAERMFISPRTVQTHLTHVYAKLGLASRAQLIRETARQDG, from the coding sequence GTGAGTGGGCTTAGGCCGACCGGAACGGTGACCGTGCTGTCGGCTGACCACATTGCTTCCCAACGGGCCAGCCGTATCTTTGCTGAGGCCTTCGCTGACCACGATGGTGTGCAGCTGCCCGACCCGGACGTGGAGCCGGCCCTGACTGCCGTTTCGGTGGCGGCCTTCACCCGCGCCAGTGATGCAGTGGCAGCCGCTCTGCGCTTGGGCGCTTCGGCCAAACTTCAGGTTCGCATCGGGATACACACCGGCGAGGTTCATCGTTGCGACGCAGGTGAATACGCCGCGCCGACCCTGCGGGTCGCTGCGCGGCTGCGCGACCTCGCCGGTGATGGCCAGGTGCTGATATCCGCAGCCACCGCGGCGTTGGTGCAGGATCGACTACCTGACGCGGCGTGGCTGAGCGATTTGGGCGCTCACCCGCTCGTGGACTCTGCCAGGCCAGAGCGGGTGGTGCGGCTGTGCCACCCCGAACTCGCCGACGGCGCCCCACCCCGCGTCGCATCGAATCCGCGCATGCCTCGGCAACTTCCAGTTCAAACGAGCAGCTTCGTGGGTCGTACCGCTGAGCTTGCCGAGGTGAGGCGCTTGCTGCAGACCCACCGCCTGGTGACGTTGACGGGCGCGGGCGGAGTGGGAAAGACCCGGCTCGCGATCGAGGTAGCCGCACAGGTGGCCGACGAGTTCGGCGACGGGGTTTGGTTCGTGAACTTGGCGCCGGTCAGCGAGCCGGGCATGGTGCCGATGGTGATGGCGCGCGCACTGGGACTACCCGACGCGCCGGACAGCTCGACCACGACTGCGATATTGGCTCAATTCATCGGCGAGCGCTGTGCGCTCGTGATTTTGGATAACTGCGAGCACCTGCTGGACGCCAGCGCATCGCTGATCGCCGCGCTCGCGGCCGCGGGAGGCAGATCGAGGGTGCTCACGACCAGCCGCCAACCGCTGGGCGCAGCCGGCGAAGTCAGCTGGAGGGTGCCGTCGCTCGCGCTGGGCGACGAAGCGGTCGAACTGTTCACCCACCGTGCCGCTGAGGCTCGCGCGGGGTTCACGGTGACCGCTGAAGATGCCGATAGTCTGGCCGAGATCTGCCGCCGCCTCGACGGCATACCACTGGCCCTGGAGCTGGCAGCGGCCCGGGTACGGGCGTTATCGCTGGCCGAGATACTGGACACGTTGCACGATCGCTTCCGGCTGATCACCGGCAGCGCCCGCGCGATCGTAGGCCGCCACCAGACGTTGCGCGCGTCCGTGGATTGGTCGCACGAGTTGCTGACGGAGCGGGAACGAATCCTGTTTCGCCGCCTGTCGGTGTTTCACGGCGGCTTCGATCTCGGCGCCGTCCAGGCGGTCGCATCGGGAACCGAACTGCCGCGCGACCAGGTCTTGGAACTCCTGATTCTGCTCGTCGACAAGTCGCTGGTGCTCGCGGATCACAGTAGGCGACAAACCCGCTATCGGCTCCTGGAAACGGTGCGGCAATACGCCGCGGAGAAGTTGGGCGAATCCGGCGAGACGAACATGCTGCGCGAATGTCACCGCGACCACTTCACCACGCTGGCAACGGTGTCACCGGAGCCCGGACTCCGCGACGACGAGCGCCTCATCGAGTGGGCTGACGCCGAAATCGACAATCTCCGTGCGGCATTCACGTGGAGCCGGGAAACGTCCGACGTCGAGTCGGCGCTGCGATTGGCCTCCTCGCTGCAACCGCTGTGGCGCGGGCGTGGTCGCGCCGACGAGGGACGTGCCTGGTTCGACGCCATCCTCGAAAAAGGCGACGACGATCCGGACCGGGCGCTGTCGGTGCGGGCCCGGGCGCTGGCCGACAAGTCTGTGCTGACCGCCTACACCAGCGGCCACGACAGCCTGGCGCAGGCGCAGCAGGCCCTGGCGATCGCTCGCGACCTCGATGACCCGGCCCTACTGGCGAATGCGCTCACCGCTTGTGGCTACAACACCGCCCACCAGACGCAGATCGCTCAGCCGTATTTTGCCGAAGCTACCGCGATCGCACGGACCATGGACGACCGCCGAATACTTGCCCGCTGCCTCACGGTGCAGGCTTACGGAGCGGTCATGGCGGGAGATCCGAAGGAAGCGGGGATCGCCGCCGAAGAAGGCAGCCAACTGGCCGACGAGATCGGAGACCGGGTCGAGTCGCGCCGCTGCCGGACGTGGCTCGCCTGGTCGATGATCATGCGCGGGCAGCTGGACCAGGCTGCCGCGCAGCTGCGAGAAGTGCGGGTCGAGGCCGAGATCGCCCAGGACAAGATGTATGTGGTGCTGAGCTTGATGGGACTGGCTCATGCACTTGCCTACCAGGGTGATGACCGCGCAGCTTGTGCAGCCGCTCGTGACGCGGTCACCGCCGCGGCTGAGCTCGGGGGCCTGTCCGAGAGCGCGGCCGGTGTGGCCCTGGCCGTCGCCGCCATTGCTGCGGGTGATGTCGCGACCGCACAGGACGCGGTCGATTTGGTCCAGCAGCGCATCGGCAGCAGCGGGCAGGGACCGATCAACGTTGTGCCGATCGCGCAGGTCGCCTACCTCGCCGGTGACCTGTCGGCCGCACGATGGTGGGCGGACAAGGCGGTTGCGACGACCGCGGGCTGGCACCGGCTGCAGGCGTTGGCCACTCGTGCCGTCGTCGCGCGGTCGGAAGGTGATTTCGAACAAGTCGGACGCGACGTCGACGAGGCATTGGCCTACGGCGCGGAAAGTGAGGCGATGTTAGGGATTGCCCACGTGCTCGAATGCAAAGCCGAGTGCAGTGCAGATGGCGGCAATTACCGGGACGCGACGCGCATGTTCGCTGCGGCGCATGCCCTGCGTCGGCGAACCGGCGAAAACAGCTTCCCGTTGCGCCGTGCCGACCACGAATCTATTCTCGCCGAGATTCGAACGTTGATGGGTGAGCCGCACTTCGATGCCGCTTGGGCTGCGGGCGTCAATTCCCCGACCGCCGAGGTGATCTCGTACGCAGTCCGGGGCCGGGGCGGGCGAAAACGCCCGACCACGGGGTGGGCGTCGCTGACCAGGACTGAGCGCGAGGTGGTCCGGCTCGTGAACGAGGGACTGACCAATAACGACATCGCGGAACGGATGTTCATCTCGCCGCGAACGGTGCAGACCCATCTGACACACGTCTACGCCAAACTGGGCCTTGCTTCTCGCGCCCAGCTCATCCGGGAGACGGCGCGTCAGGATGGCTAG
- a CDS encoding aldehyde dehydrogenase family protein: MTTDITRRSDRAGVADRKQRHEPDEVVVACPATGEAVGSVSVTTPHQVRATAARLRDAQPAWRHLGVGGRAHWLGRWRDWMLDHRDQVLTLLQLETGKSWADAGVEIAAVQIINYWIDNADAFLAERAVRPYGAANAAKKLTIAYEPYPLVGVITPWNGPLSVPLLDVPAALMAGCAVLSKPSEFAPLAWHLVVDGWKEIGAPDVLDVAFGYGETGAALVDVVDYVMFTGSVNTGRRIAVSAAQRLIPCDLELGGKDAMIVCADADIDRAVDGAVWGGFAYSGQVCISVERVYVEAPVYDEFVQKLVVRTAQLRQGMDAAHDYSCEIGAMTNAQQLAIVTRHVDDAVSKGAKVLIGGKSAGGPGLFYEPTVLVDVDHTMDCMREETFGPTLPVMKVRDAAEAIAKANDSNFGLSGSVWTRDRHKANALARQWNTGTVNINNVITGLLQFGVPMAGWHESGLGSRSGGAEGIRKYCRTKSIVADRVAMKKELLWYPYSPRKGRAVEKIVRALSAKDWRRRFGR; the protein is encoded by the coding sequence ATGACGACCGACATCACTCGTCGCTCAGATCGAGCGGGCGTCGCAGACCGGAAGCAGCGTCACGAACCCGACGAGGTGGTCGTCGCCTGCCCGGCCACCGGGGAAGCGGTCGGCAGCGTCTCGGTGACGACGCCGCATCAGGTACGGGCGACGGCGGCACGGCTGCGAGACGCCCAGCCCGCCTGGCGACATCTCGGTGTCGGGGGCCGCGCCCACTGGCTGGGCAGGTGGCGCGACTGGATGTTGGACCACCGTGACCAGGTGCTGACGCTGCTGCAACTGGAAACGGGTAAGTCGTGGGCGGATGCCGGCGTCGAGATCGCCGCCGTGCAGATCATCAACTACTGGATCGACAACGCCGACGCCTTCCTGGCAGAACGGGCGGTGCGACCCTACGGCGCGGCCAACGCGGCCAAGAAGCTGACGATCGCCTACGAGCCGTACCCACTCGTCGGGGTGATCACCCCGTGGAACGGTCCGCTTTCGGTGCCGCTTCTTGACGTCCCAGCGGCATTGATGGCGGGTTGCGCCGTGCTGTCCAAGCCCTCAGAGTTCGCGCCGCTCGCCTGGCATTTGGTCGTCGACGGCTGGAAAGAAATCGGAGCCCCGGACGTGCTCGACGTGGCGTTCGGCTACGGCGAAACCGGTGCGGCCCTGGTTGACGTGGTCGATTACGTCATGTTCACCGGCTCGGTCAACACCGGCCGCCGCATCGCTGTGAGCGCCGCGCAGCGGTTGATCCCATGTGACTTGGAGCTTGGCGGCAAGGACGCGATGATCGTCTGCGCCGATGCCGACATCGACCGAGCGGTCGACGGCGCGGTCTGGGGCGGCTTCGCCTACTCCGGTCAGGTCTGCATCTCGGTTGAGCGGGTCTACGTCGAGGCGCCGGTCTACGACGAGTTCGTGCAGAAGCTGGTGGTCAGGACAGCGCAGCTGCGCCAGGGTATGGACGCCGCGCACGACTACTCCTGCGAGATCGGCGCCATGACCAACGCACAGCAGCTCGCCATCGTGACCCGCCATGTCGACGATGCCGTCAGCAAGGGAGCCAAGGTGCTCATCGGCGGCAAGTCGGCCGGTGGGCCCGGCCTCTTCTACGAGCCGACCGTGCTCGTCGACGTCGATCACACGATGGATTGCATGCGTGAGGAGACTTTCGGCCCGACCCTGCCGGTCATGAAAGTGCGTGACGCTGCCGAGGCCATAGCGAAAGCCAACGACTCGAATTTCGGCTTGTCGGGCAGCGTGTGGACCCGCGACAGACACAAAGCCAATGCACTTGCCCGGCAATGGAATACCGGGACGGTGAACATCAACAACGTGATCACCGGCCTGTTGCAGTTCGGTGTCCCAATGGCCGGGTGGCACGAATCCGGACTCGGCTCGCGCTCGGGCGGCGCCGAGGGGATCCGCAAGTACTGCCGCACCAAGAGCATCGTCGCCGACCGCGTCGCCATGAAAAAGGAGCTGCTGTGGTATCCCTACAGCCCCAGGAAGGGCCGCGCGGTCGAAAAAATCGTCAGAGCACTGTCGGCGAAAGACTGGCGGCGCAGATTCGGCCGCTGA
- a CDS encoding inositol monophosphatase family protein — MNPAARDLTDAALAADLAAEAGELLLKVRDEVGFDYPWELGDAGDRLANALILRRLQAERPGDAVLSEEAHDDLVRLKSDRVWIVDPLDGTREFSTRGRDDWAVHIALWQRPRSGLMEGPAAGARQITDAAVSLPARGNIVYRSDTVTSLVKPAAPNGSPIRIAVSANRPPAILYRIRQILDIELVRIGSAGAKAMAIIDGVADAYLHAGGQWEWDSAAPAGVVQAAGMHVSRLDGSPMMYNQLDPYLPDFVMCRAELAPILLDAIRQSWW, encoded by the coding sequence GTGAACCCGGCCGCGCGTGACCTGACCGATGCCGCGCTGGCCGCCGACCTCGCCGCCGAGGCAGGGGAGTTGCTGCTCAAAGTGCGCGACGAGGTCGGCTTCGACTACCCGTGGGAACTGGGCGACGCCGGAGACCGCCTGGCGAACGCCCTGATCCTGCGCCGGCTGCAGGCCGAGCGGCCAGGAGACGCGGTGCTCAGCGAGGAGGCGCACGACGATCTGGTCCGGCTCAAGTCCGACCGGGTGTGGATCGTCGACCCGCTGGACGGCACCCGCGAGTTCTCCACCCGCGGGCGCGACGACTGGGCGGTACATATCGCGCTGTGGCAGCGTCCCCGGAGCGGCCTCATGGAGGGCCCTGCCGCCGGCGCACGGCAGATCACCGATGCGGCGGTGTCACTGCCGGCTCGGGGCAACATCGTCTACCGCAGCGATACGGTGACCTCCCTGGTGAAGCCGGCCGCGCCCAACGGCAGCCCCATCCGGATCGCGGTCAGCGCCAACCGTCCGCCGGCGATCCTGTACCGCATCCGGCAGATCCTCGACATCGAACTGGTGCGCATCGGCTCGGCGGGCGCGAAGGCCATGGCGATCATCGACGGCGTCGCCGACGCCTACCTGCACGCCGGGGGCCAGTGGGAATGGGATTCGGCCGCGCCGGCCGGCGTGGTGCAGGCCGCGGGGATGCACGTGTCGCGTCTGGACGGGTCGCCGATGATGTACAACCAGCTCGACCCGTACCTGCCCGACTTCGTGATGTGCCGCGCCGAGCTGGCGCCGATCCTGTTGGACGCCATCCGTCAGTCCTGGTGGTGA
- a CDS encoding SCO1664 family protein, with translation MTSRNDRHEALRDGELTVLGRIRSASNATFLCEAALGSQSVHCVYKPVSGEQPLWDFPDGTLAGRELAAYLVSRQLGWNIVPHTIIRDGPAGPGMLQLWVQQPGDAADSDPRPGPDLVDLFPTGKPQPGYLPVLRAYDYAGDEVVLMHADDGRLRRMAVFDILVNNADRKGGHILYGLDGNVYGVDHGVSLHVQDKLRTVLWGWAGKPIDDSTMEPVAELAAALRGPLAAELRGLITSAEIAALIRRTQALLEDPVMPGPNRSRPIPWPAF, from the coding sequence ATGACGTCGAGGAATGACCGACACGAGGCGCTGCGCGACGGCGAGCTGACTGTCCTGGGGCGGATCCGTTCGGCGAGCAACGCCACCTTCCTGTGCGAGGCAGCGCTGGGCTCCCAGAGCGTGCACTGTGTCTACAAACCCGTCTCCGGCGAGCAACCACTGTGGGACTTTCCCGACGGTACGCTGGCCGGCCGTGAACTCGCGGCGTATCTGGTGTCGCGGCAACTTGGCTGGAACATCGTGCCGCACACCATCATTCGCGACGGACCGGCGGGTCCGGGCATGTTGCAGCTGTGGGTGCAGCAACCGGGTGACGCCGCGGACTCCGATCCGCGGCCAGGTCCCGACCTGGTCGATCTGTTCCCGACCGGCAAACCCCAGCCCGGCTACCTGCCGGTGCTGCGCGCCTACGACTACGCCGGCGACGAGGTCGTCCTGATGCACGCCGACGACGGCCGGCTGCGCCGGATGGCGGTGTTCGACATCCTCGTCAACAACGCCGACCGTAAGGGTGGGCACATCCTCTACGGTCTCGACGGCAACGTCTACGGGGTCGACCACGGGGTCAGCCTGCACGTCCAGGACAAACTGCGCACCGTGCTGTGGGGGTGGGCGGGCAAGCCCATCGACGACTCCACCATGGAGCCGGTGGCCGAGCTGGCCGCCGCCCTGCGCGGCCCGTTGGCCGCCGAGCTCAGAGGCCTGATCACGAGCGCTGAGATCGCGGCGCTGATTCGTCGTACCCAGGCGTTGCTCGAGGACCCGGTGATGCCCGGACCCAACCGCAGTCGCCCCATTCCCTGGCCGGCGTTCTGA
- a CDS encoding DUF3090 domain-containing protein: MARAIHVFRTPDRFVAGTVGQPGNRTFYIQAVHDARVVSVVLEKQQVAVLAERIGALLLEVNRRFGTPVPPEPTEVDDLSPLIMPVDAEFRVGTMGLGWDSEAQTVVVELLAVTDAEFDASVVLDDTDEGPDAVRVFLTPESARQFATRSNRVISAGRPPCPLCEEPLDPEGHICARTNGYRREALFGSSDDVEE, translated from the coding sequence ATGGCCCGCGCAATCCACGTATTCCGTACACCCGACCGCTTCGTGGCCGGGACCGTCGGGCAGCCCGGAAATCGCACCTTCTACATCCAGGCGGTGCACGACGCCCGGGTCGTCTCGGTGGTCCTGGAGAAGCAGCAGGTCGCGGTCCTGGCCGAACGTATCGGCGCGCTGCTGCTCGAAGTGAACCGCCGATTCGGCACCCCGGTGCCGCCGGAGCCCACCGAGGTCGATGACCTCAGTCCGCTGATCATGCCCGTCGACGCCGAATTCCGGGTCGGGACAATGGGGCTCGGCTGGGATTCGGAGGCTCAGACGGTGGTCGTGGAACTCCTGGCCGTCACCGATGCGGAGTTCGACGCCTCGGTGGTGCTCGACGACACCGACGAGGGCCCCGACGCGGTGCGGGTGTTCCTGACTCCGGAGTCGGCACGACAGTTCGCCACCCGGTCCAACCGCGTCATCTCGGCCGGCCGCCCGCCCTGCCCGTTGTGCGAGGAACCGCTGGATCCCGAAGGGCACATCTGCGCACGCACCAACGGCTATCGGCGCGAGGCGCTCTTCGGGTCCAGCGATGACGTCGAGGAATGA
- a CDS encoding histidine phosphatase family protein — MTVLLLRHGRSTSNTAGTLAGRSEGVDLDDKGREQAAGLIDRIGDLPIRAVVSSPLLRCRRTVEPLAQALCIEPVIEDQLAEVDYGEWTGRKLSELVSEPLWRVVQAHPSAAVFPGGEGLAQVQARAVAVVREHDRRLSEEFGGDVLWVACTHGDVIKSLIADAYGMHLDSFQRVNADPASVSVIRYTPLRPFVLHVNHTGSRLSAGLRAAPAPAPPEAKEQSSGDAVVGGSTD, encoded by the coding sequence ATGACCGTCCTGCTGTTGCGTCACGGCCGGTCCACCTCCAACACCGCAGGCACACTGGCCGGCCGGTCCGAAGGTGTCGACCTCGATGACAAAGGTCGCGAGCAGGCCGCCGGCCTGATCGACCGGATCGGTGACCTGCCCATCCGCGCGGTGGTGTCCTCGCCGCTGTTGCGGTGCCGTCGCACCGTCGAACCCCTGGCGCAGGCGCTGTGTATCGAGCCCGTAATCGAGGATCAGCTCGCCGAGGTCGACTACGGCGAATGGACCGGCCGCAAGCTCAGCGAGTTGGTCAGCGAGCCGCTGTGGCGGGTGGTGCAGGCACACCCGAGCGCCGCGGTGTTTCCCGGCGGTGAGGGCCTGGCGCAGGTTCAGGCCCGCGCCGTGGCGGTGGTTCGCGAGCACGATCGGCGACTGAGCGAGGAGTTCGGCGGCGACGTGCTGTGGGTGGCCTGCACCCACGGCGACGTGATCAAGTCGTTGATCGCCGATGCGTACGGCATGCACCTGGACAGCTTCCAGCGAGTCAACGCCGACCCCGCCTCGGTGAGTGTGATCCGTTACACCCCGTTGCGACCATTTGTGCTGCACGTCAACCACACCGGTTCGCGGCTGTCGGCCGGCCTGCGCGCCGCACCCGCACCCGCGCCGCCCGAGGCCAAGGAGCAGTCGTCCGGCGACGCAGTGGTCGGCGGGTCGACCGACTGA
- a CDS encoding undecaprenyl-diphosphate phosphatase, with translation MSWGQVVVLSVVQGLTEFLPVSSSGHLNIVSRIFFSADAGASFTAVSQLGTEAAVLVYFARDIVRILRAWFNGLFVKSHRDADYRLGWYVIIGTIPICVLGLLFKEVIRSEVRNLWVVATAMVVFSAVIALAEYVGRRNRDIEQLNWRDAVVVGSAQCLALVPGVSRSGSTISAGLFLGLERELAARFGFLLAIPAVFASGLFSLPDAFKPVTEGMSATGPQLLVSILIAFVIGLAAVTWFLRFLVRHNMFWFVGYRVIVGSAVLILLATGTVAAT, from the coding sequence ATGTCCTGGGGGCAAGTCGTCGTCTTGTCCGTGGTGCAGGGTCTGACCGAGTTTCTGCCGGTTTCCTCCTCCGGGCACCTGAACATCGTGTCGAGGATTTTCTTCAGCGCGGACGCCGGCGCGTCGTTCACCGCGGTGAGCCAACTCGGCACCGAGGCCGCGGTCCTGGTCTACTTCGCGCGCGACATCGTGCGCATTCTGCGCGCCTGGTTCAACGGCCTGTTCGTCAAGTCGCACCGCGACGCCGACTACCGGCTCGGCTGGTACGTCATCATCGGCACCATTCCCATTTGTGTGCTGGGGCTGCTCTTCAAGGAGGTCATCCGTTCCGAGGTGCGCAACCTGTGGGTGGTCGCCACCGCGATGGTGGTGTTCTCGGCGGTGATCGCGCTCGCCGAGTACGTCGGGCGCCGCAACCGCGACATCGAGCAGCTGAACTGGCGCGACGCCGTCGTCGTCGGCAGCGCCCAGTGCCTGGCGCTGGTGCCGGGGGTGTCGCGCTCGGGTTCGACGATCAGCGCGGGGCTGTTTCTCGGACTGGAACGCGAACTGGCCGCTCGCTTCGGTTTCCTGCTGGCCATCCCGGCGGTGTTCGCCTCGGGGTTGTTCTCCCTGCCGGACGCGTTCAAGCCGGTCACCGAAGGGATGAGCGCCACCGGCCCGCAACTGCTGGTATCCATCCTGATCGCGTTCGTCATCGGCTTGGCGGCGGTGACGTGGTTCCTGCGTTTCCTGGTCCGGCACAACATGTTCTGGTTCGTCGGGTACCGCGTCATCGTCGGCAGCGCGGTACTGATCCTGCTGGCGACGGGGACGGTCGCGGCGACATGA
- a CDS encoding DUF5703 family protein, producing MSDEYEWVPLRLPPDVTRLSASTRLSIEAEYRGWELTRVRLYTDGSRRVLLRRKKTRMENRLSEQPGS from the coding sequence ATGTCCGACGAGTACGAGTGGGTGCCGCTGCGGCTACCGCCGGACGTCACCCGGCTCAGCGCGTCCACCAGGCTGTCCATCGAGGCCGAGTACCGCGGCTGGGAGTTGACCAGGGTCCGGCTCTATACCGATGGAAGCAGGCGAGTATTGTTGCGCCGCAAGAAGACTCGCATGGAGAACCGGTTGTCTGAGCAGCCGGGATCGTGA
- a CDS encoding quinone-dependent dihydroorotate dehydrogenase: MYGLLRSLLFAVPAERAHTLVFAGLRGATAAGPVRRRMGRWLGPTDPVLASTVFGVRFPGPLGLAAGFDKDGIGLSVWGAMGFGYAEIGTVTAYAQPGNPAPRLFRLPEDRALLNRMGFNNHGAGALAARLAQHVPDIPLGVNIGKTKKTPPEDAVNDYRWSARLLAPLASYLVVNVSSPNTPGLRDLQAVESLRPILSGVLAEASGTPVLVKIAPDLSDSDVDEIADLAVELGLAGIVATNTTVSRDGLRTPGVDALGAGGISGPPVARRAVQILRRLHDRVGDRLVLISVGGIETADDAWERITAGASLLQGYTGFIYGGGLWAKEIHDGIARRLHEGGFASLSEAVGSAVGNRETPPG, from the coding sequence ATGTACGGGCTGCTGCGCAGCCTGCTGTTCGCGGTGCCGGCTGAGCGCGCCCACACCCTGGTCTTCGCGGGGTTGCGCGGCGCCACTGCGGCGGGGCCGGTGCGCCGCCGGATGGGCAGGTGGCTGGGACCGACGGACCCGGTGCTGGCCAGCACGGTGTTCGGCGTGCGCTTCCCCGGACCACTGGGGCTGGCCGCCGGCTTCGACAAAGACGGAATCGGCTTGTCCGTTTGGGGCGCAATGGGTTTCGGGTACGCCGAGATCGGCACCGTGACCGCCTACGCGCAACCGGGCAATCCGGCGCCGCGCTTGTTCCGGCTGCCCGAGGACCGGGCGTTGCTGAACCGGATGGGCTTCAACAATCACGGCGCCGGCGCCCTGGCGGCACGGCTCGCACAGCACGTCCCCGACATCCCCCTGGGCGTCAACATCGGCAAGACCAAGAAGACCCCACCGGAGGACGCGGTAAACGATTACCGTTGGAGCGCAAGGCTATTGGCGCCGCTGGCGTCGTATCTGGTGGTCAACGTCAGTTCGCCGAACACTCCCGGACTGCGCGACCTACAGGCAGTCGAGTCGCTGCGGCCGATCCTGTCCGGCGTCCTGGCCGAAGCGTCCGGCACACCAGTGCTGGTCAAGATCGCCCCGGATCTGTCGGACTCCGACGTCGACGAAATCGCCGACCTGGCCGTCGAACTGGGCCTGGCGGGCATCGTGGCGACCAACACCACCGTCTCGCGCGACGGCTTGCGGACTCCGGGCGTCGACGCGCTGGGCGCCGGCGGAATCTCCGGACCACCGGTGGCCCGTCGCGCCGTGCAGATTCTGCGCCGGCTTCACGACCGGGTCGGCGATCGCCTGGTGCTGATCAGCGTGGGCGGCATCGAGACCGCAGACGACGCCTGGGAGCGCATCACCGCGGGCGCCTCCCTGCTGCAGGGCTACACCGGCTTCATTTACGGCGGAGGCCTGTGGGCCAAAGAGATTCACGACGGAATCGCCCGCCGGTTGCACGAAGGCGGGTTCGCGTCGCTCAGCGAGGCCGTCGGGTCCGCGGTCGGCAACCGGGAGACGCCCCCGGGCTGA